A portion of the Geoalkalibacter ferrihydriticus DSM 17813 genome contains these proteins:
- a CDS encoding DUF2169 domain-containing protein gives MYQLDNRSTWSAGLYPGWNREGQRQFTLVIKAGFSFDAQGRLTPLPPPAIEEADRYRGEPGRSSLVAACETVPFKQGGELLLYGTAQAPGGGRTVGEVEISLRRGEGTPWSKALRVFGRRSWKTRLLLAVPGDPEPLAAVPLIYENAYGGCDPGDGEKIFAPNPAGRGYSEKGHRLKGLELPQLEIGPRFIASPAARPAPAGFGPLSPLWEPRLGASATLDADAVLHGGCPWGREVAADLFNAAPPDQRFSDPFRGDECITLRGLVAAASQGVPLHLPSLQPDARLLRARQAQNLQTCCDTLVIDADAMHLYLIYRAALAWDARQSPGGSVLVRDLDSGENAPAAPTEAWI, from the coding sequence ATGTATCAACTCGACAACCGCAGCACCTGGTCCGCCGGGCTCTATCCCGGCTGGAATCGCGAGGGGCAGCGCCAGTTCACCCTCGTCATCAAGGCCGGATTTTCCTTTGATGCCCAAGGGCGCCTGACGCCATTGCCGCCGCCGGCTATCGAAGAGGCGGATCGCTATCGCGGCGAACCGGGGCGATCCAGCCTTGTTGCCGCCTGCGAAACCGTGCCCTTCAAGCAGGGGGGTGAGTTGCTGCTTTACGGAACCGCCCAGGCGCCGGGCGGCGGGCGCACGGTGGGCGAAGTTGAAATCAGCCTGCGGCGCGGGGAGGGTACGCCTTGGAGCAAGGCGTTGCGTGTATTCGGACGTCGCTCCTGGAAAACCCGGCTGCTGCTGGCCGTTCCCGGAGATCCTGAACCCCTTGCCGCCGTGCCCTTGATTTATGAAAACGCCTACGGCGGGTGCGATCCCGGCGATGGCGAGAAAATTTTTGCTCCCAACCCCGCAGGGCGCGGCTACAGCGAAAAGGGCCACCGCCTCAAGGGGCTCGAGTTGCCGCAGCTTGAAATCGGCCCGCGCTTCATCGCCAGCCCCGCCGCGCGACCCGCCCCGGCCGGTTTCGGACCACTCTCGCCCTTGTGGGAACCGCGCCTCGGCGCCTCTGCGACGCTCGATGCAGATGCCGTCCTTCACGGCGGTTGTCCCTGGGGGCGCGAGGTTGCGGCCGATCTGTTCAATGCCGCGCCTCCGGATCAACGCTTTTCCGACCCCTTTCGCGGCGACGAATGCATCACTTTGCGCGGCCTTGTCGCCGCGGCGTCCCAAGGTGTTCCCCTGCATCTGCCGAGTTTGCAGCCGGACGCGCGTCTGCTGAGGGCCAGGCAGGCGCAAAATCTTCAAACTTGCTGCGATACGCTGGTGATCGATGCCGATGCGATGCACCTTTATCTGATCTATCGTGCCGCACTTGCGTGGGATGCAAGGCAAAGCCCAGGCGGATCGGTCCTGGTGCGTGACCTCGATTCCGGCGAAAACGCCCCGGCGGCACCGACGGAGGCCTGGATATGA
- the yedE gene encoding YedE family putative selenium transporter → MILRESGFFGLRRVSVMKYFFASRKGIITTGIVIGILAPVLQYLGNPKNMGICVACFERDIAGALGLHRAAVVQYLRPEIVGIVLGAMVVALLGREFRARGGSSPLIRFFLGVFAMIGALVFLGCPWRALLRLAGGDWNAVLGLAGLAGGIYVGTLFLKRGYTLHRAHSYPSKASGFVMPALMLGLLFLVMFEVSFGEGLPIFFSTQGPGASRAPLFISLIAGLAFGALAQRSRFCTMGSLRDLFISRDLHLFYGVAALVLTAFAVNLVLGQFSPGFTGQPIAHNLHVWNVLGMVLAGLAFCLAGGCPGRQLILAGEGDGDAGVFILGMLVGAAFSHNFAMASSPAGVGGFGPWGVALGLLFCLTIGWVMTEKRRKTA, encoded by the coding sequence ATGATCCTCAGGGAGTCAGGTTTTTTCGGACTCAGGAGAGTTTCTGTCATGAAATATTTTTTTGCCTCACGCAAGGGAATCATCACCACCGGCATCGTCATCGGGATTCTTGCCCCGGTGCTGCAGTATCTCGGCAATCCCAAGAACATGGGGATCTGCGTCGCTTGTTTTGAGCGCGACATCGCCGGTGCTTTAGGCCTGCATCGGGCCGCCGTGGTGCAATACCTGCGGCCGGAAATCGTCGGTATCGTCCTGGGGGCCATGGTGGTTGCCTTACTTGGGCGGGAATTCAGGGCGCGCGGCGGGTCATCGCCTTTGATCCGCTTTTTTCTCGGTGTATTTGCCATGATCGGTGCCCTGGTGTTTCTCGGTTGCCCCTGGCGTGCCCTGCTGCGTCTGGCCGGCGGGGACTGGAATGCCGTTCTCGGTTTGGCGGGGTTGGCGGGCGGCATTTATGTCGGGACACTGTTTCTCAAGCGGGGCTATACGCTGCATCGTGCCCACTCCTATCCCTCCAAGGCTTCGGGATTCGTCATGCCCGCCCTGATGCTCGGGCTCTTATTTCTGGTGATGTTTGAGGTTTCATTTGGCGAGGGGCTGCCCATCTTCTTCAGCACCCAGGGCCCGGGAGCCAGTCGTGCGCCGCTTTTCATCAGTTTGATCGCCGGTCTGGCGTTCGGTGCCCTGGCGCAGCGCAGCCGCTTCTGCACCATGGGTTCGTTGCGCGACCTCTTCATCAGTCGCGACCTGCACTTGTTTTACGGGGTTGCGGCCCTGGTGTTGACCGCCTTTGCCGTGAATTTGGTCCTGGGACAGTTTTCACCCGGCTTCACTGGTCAGCCCATCGCCCATAATCTGCATGTTTGGAATGTGCTGGGGATGGTTCTGGCGGGATTGGCCTTTTGTCTGGCCGGCGGCTGTCCCGGGCGGCAGCTGATTCTTGCCGGTGAAGGCGACGGCGATGCCGGGGTGTTTATCCTGGGCATGCTGGTGGGAGCGGCTTTCAGCCACAATTTCGCCATGGCCAGCTCGCCCGCCGGCGTCGGAGGGTTTGGGCCCTGGGGGGTGGCGCTCGGTTTGCTTTTCTGTCTGACCATTGGCTGGGTGATGACGGAAAAGCGTAGAAAAACCGCTTGA
- a CDS encoding sulfurtransferase TusA family protein — MAKKIVDARGLSCPQPVVLVLQALSESQEPFDVIMDAGASCDNIRRTLESKKITFDIREENGDTVYSVKR; from the coding sequence ATGGCAAAGAAAATTGTCGATGCACGTGGGCTGTCTTGCCCGCAACCGGTCGTTTTGGTGCTGCAAGCCCTGAGCGAATCTCAAGAACCCTTCGATGTGATTATGGACGCAGGAGCCTCTTGTGATAACATCCGGCGGACGCTGGAAAGCAAGAAAATCACCTTTGATATCCGAGAAGAAAATGGAGATACCGTTTATTCCGTTAAACGATGA
- a CDS encoding aminotransferase class V-fold PLP-dependent enzyme — MEIPFIPLNDDGIYFDNAATSFPKPRLVVDAVHDFLTQVGANAGRSGHYLSQQSGELVFRTRRALAGLFGLRDPMRVIFTANTTEALNLAIFGLCRRGDHVITGPLEHNSVIRPLRHLADQGEIALTVLKTDGQGLIDADDLRRALRGNTRLLALCHASNVTGHIQPLAPLGEVCRKNGVLLLADAAQSAGIVDIDLRRDGIDLLAVAGHKSLYGPTGTGALLLGEDVDHRLLKPLKFGGTGSLSDQMTQPEFLPDRLESGTLNLAGLAGLQAGIGCLRDLPGGLDAILAQKNHLVRYFAEGCRQQLQAIDFCTDLTRSNTGVVAFNLPAVDNALLQERLSERYKICGRSGLHCAPLAHQTLGTYPQGSMRFSFGLFTLEKEIDRAIDALWEIARDF; from the coding sequence ATGGAGATACCGTTTATTCCGTTAAACGATGACGGGATTTATTTCGACAACGCGGCCACCAGCTTCCCCAAACCTCGGCTGGTGGTGGATGCGGTGCACGATTTTTTGACCCAGGTCGGCGCCAATGCGGGCCGCTCGGGTCATTATCTTTCGCAGCAGTCGGGCGAGTTGGTGTTCCGCACACGGCGGGCCCTGGCCGGGTTGTTCGGCCTCAGAGATCCCATGCGGGTGATTTTTACCGCCAATACCACCGAGGCGCTCAATCTCGCCATTTTCGGATTGTGTCGGCGCGGCGATCACGTCATCACCGGGCCCCTGGAACATAACAGCGTCATTCGCCCCTTGCGTCATCTCGCCGATCAGGGAGAAATCGCCCTCACGGTGCTGAAAACCGATGGTCAGGGGCTTATCGACGCGGATGATCTCAGGCGGGCCCTGCGGGGCAACACCCGCTTGCTGGCCCTGTGCCATGCTTCCAACGTCACCGGTCACATCCAGCCTCTGGCGCCTCTTGGCGAGGTTTGTCGGAAAAACGGAGTGCTGCTGCTGGCCGATGCCGCCCAATCCGCCGGCATCGTCGATATCGACCTGCGCCGTGACGGCATCGACCTGCTTGCCGTCGCCGGGCATAAGAGCCTCTACGGGCCCACCGGGACCGGCGCGCTGTTGCTGGGCGAGGATGTCGATCACCGGTTGCTTAAACCCCTCAAGTTCGGCGGTACCGGCAGTCTTTCCGACCAGATGACCCAGCCTGAATTTCTCCCCGATCGGCTGGAGTCCGGGACCCTCAACCTCGCCGGGCTGGCCGGATTGCAGGCCGGCATCGGCTGTCTGCGCGATCTGCCCGGCGGCCTCGACGCCATTCTGGCTCAAAAAAATCATCTGGTGCGTTACTTTGCCGAGGGTTGCCGACAGCAGCTGCAAGCCATTGACTTTTGCACGGACCTGACACGCTCCAACACCGGAGTTGTCGCATTCAATTTGCCCGCAGTGGACAATGCGCTGTTGCAGGAAAGATTGTCCGAGAGATACAAGATTTGCGGGCGCTCGGGGTTGCACTGTGCGCCTCTCGCCCATCAGACCCTGGGAACCTATCCACAGGGCAGCATGCGTTTTTCCTTTGGCCTGTTTACCCTTGAGAAAGAAATCGACAGGGCTATCGACGCCTTGTGGGAGATTGCGCGAGACTTCTGA
- a CDS encoding DUF3343 domain-containing protein, with protein MSSKDTFVVLFHSNNHVFWAQEVFKEQGVDHRIVPVPRHLSSDCGYCIRAARDLKEAIVALLAKEGVEVDQVVDE; from the coding sequence ATGAGCAGCAAGGATACTTTCGTCGTTTTGTTTCATTCCAACAATCATGTTTTCTGGGCCCAGGAGGTGTTCAAGGAGCAGGGCGTTGATCATCGTATCGTGCCGGTTCCGCGCCACCTGAGTTCCGATTGCGGGTATTGTATCCGCGCCGCCCGTGACCTGAAAGAGGCAATTGTCGCCCTGCTGGCCAAAGAAGGCGTTGAAGTTGACCAGGTGGTCGACGAATGA
- a CDS encoding pyridoxamine 5'-phosphate oxidase family protein, with amino-acid sequence MDLRNYFATSQGTGVLSTADREGRVDSAIYARPHILADGTIAMIMRERLTHHNLQQNPYAAYLFRESGPGYRGVRLFLKKLREDADPELLQEMTRRCLSPEEDQARGPKFIVYFQLEKLLPLIGDGGTE; translated from the coding sequence ATGGACCTGAGAAACTATTTCGCGACCAGCCAAGGAACGGGCGTGTTGTCGACAGCGGACCGGGAGGGGCGGGTCGATTCGGCTATTTATGCCCGCCCCCACATCCTGGCCGACGGAACCATCGCCATGATCATGCGGGAGCGGCTGACTCACCACAACCTGCAGCAAAATCCTTACGCCGCCTATCTGTTCAGAGAAAGCGGCCCTGGCTATCGCGGAGTCCGGCTGTTCCTGAAAAAACTCCGCGAAGACGCCGACCCGGAACTGCTGCAGGAAATGACCAGGCGCTGCCTGTCACCAGAAGAAGACCAGGCCAGGGGACCGAAATTCATCGTCTATTTTCAGCTGGAGAAACTGTTGCCTCTGATCGGCGATGGCGGAACGGAGTGA
- a CDS encoding MerR family transcriptional regulator → MTIQQLSNDLGVGVDTLRIWERRYGCPVPERDSRGHRSYSSKQAEELRVVVKLRNFGMRPAQIFALDALARQELLLQKLDQALPMDSELQRLTAQLPAQQMRRTLQLHLEELGLERFIQEFAVALLQTLDRGWTEGWLTIAREHLVSDRLEELLKARLAVSPQSEDPTRILFLTLSGERHKLGLLMAAALFQAQGFDCLLVNEELPLAEVPALAAELEVEAVALSFSAHYAARQAKQDLAGLRRILDPKIKLLAGGIGIRGRMRMRNLVICTELEKIPNLCRQYFRPVPGK, encoded by the coding sequence ATGACTATTCAGCAACTAAGCAATGATCTTGGTGTTGGCGTCGACACTCTGCGTATCTGGGAGCGGCGCTACGGTTGCCCAGTGCCGGAGCGCGACAGCCGCGGACATCGCAGCTATTCATCCAAGCAGGCCGAAGAGCTGCGGGTGGTGGTCAAGCTGCGAAATTTCGGCATGCGCCCCGCCCAGATATTTGCCCTGGATGCGCTCGCCCGGCAGGAGCTGCTGCTGCAGAAGCTTGACCAGGCTTTGCCGATGGATAGCGAATTGCAACGCCTGACCGCCCAGCTGCCGGCCCAGCAGATGCGCCGGACCCTGCAGCTGCACTTGGAGGAATTGGGGCTGGAGAGGTTTATTCAGGAGTTTGCCGTTGCCTTGCTGCAAACCCTCGATCGCGGCTGGACCGAGGGCTGGTTGACGATTGCCCGGGAGCATCTGGTTTCCGATCGGCTGGAAGAGCTGCTCAAGGCTCGCCTGGCGGTGTCACCGCAAAGTGAGGACCCGACGCGCATCCTGTTTCTGACCCTCAGTGGCGAACGGCATAAGCTCGGCCTGCTGATGGCGGCGGCCTTGTTTCAGGCCCAGGGGTTCGACTGCCTGCTGGTCAATGAAGAGCTGCCCCTTGCAGAAGTGCCTGCCCTGGCGGCGGAGTTGGAGGTCGAGGCGGTCGCTCTCTCATTTAGCGCCCATTATGCGGCTCGGCAGGCCAAGCAGGATCTGGCCGGCTTGCGACGGATTCTCGATCCAAAGATCAAGCTTTTGGCGGGGGGCATTGGCATACGGGGCAGGATGCGGATGCGGAACCTGGTCATCTGCACCGAACTGGAAAAAATTCCCAACCTGTGCCGGCAATATTTCCGCCCGGTACCAGGAAAATAA
- a CDS encoding ABC1 kinase family protein codes for MIRRFFIALYLCRPQRSYGIFRFLITVFLLFRRRPNWLLWRPLEPAALVGTVRSLGASFLKLAQVLATRADFFDEDYLLELRQLHDRMPAMCEIHRERAFRRAFPDPEVFSVFDQVPLASASIGQVHKATLRKSGEVVAVKLLRDNIQFQVRVDILLLTLFLKVLRPLFTDQTRNSIEAVLQAFSRVIKQEVSMRQELANLELFRQVYGASGVRFPVPYPDYCSDDALVMSFEEGVRFDDVAEMAKLEVGFAELMQQLVTFYTEQMLVKGLFHADPHPGNLLVSPAGELILLDFGMVSRIPQSMRMAMIYAVKAAYERDFDLLVSATRKMGILTEESDPAALSSVAEQLFEIFDSVHLDASSMQELAFGVLDVLHDQPFKLPQDVIYVMRVSSLIEGLGTRYIENFNGIKDVLPILRHNLPRALGEDGISLETLRREFLQLPMTAIKTRRLVELAEKGELVVRMAQADRKYLLVRLENNLRALGWLLFFLAMGFYFQRVPQPWATPLSAAFLMIAPLTLLKRR; via the coding sequence TTGATCCGCCGTTTTTTTATCGCCCTCTATCTTTGCCGGCCGCAGCGCAGCTACGGGATATTCCGCTTTCTGATCACTGTGTTCCTGCTGTTTCGCCGGCGGCCAAACTGGTTGCTCTGGCGGCCGCTGGAGCCGGCGGCGCTGGTGGGAACGGTCCGCTCTCTCGGCGCCAGTTTTCTTAAGCTGGCGCAGGTGCTGGCAACCAGGGCCGATTTCTTCGATGAAGACTACCTGCTGGAGTTGCGCCAACTCCACGACCGGATGCCTGCGATGTGCGAAATCCATCGTGAACGGGCCTTCCGGCGGGCATTTCCCGATCCCGAAGTGTTCAGCGTTTTCGATCAGGTTCCCCTGGCGAGTGCCTCCATCGGCCAGGTACACAAGGCCACCTTGCGTAAAAGCGGCGAGGTGGTGGCAGTGAAGCTGTTGCGGGACAACATTCAATTCCAGGTCCGGGTCGACATTTTGTTGCTGACCCTGTTCCTGAAAGTCCTTCGCCCCCTGTTCACCGATCAGACCCGCAACTCCATCGAAGCGGTGCTGCAAGCCTTTAGTCGGGTGATCAAGCAGGAAGTGAGCATGCGGCAGGAGCTGGCCAATCTGGAACTCTTTCGCCAGGTCTATGGCGCATCGGGGGTACGCTTCCCGGTTCCTTATCCGGATTACTGCTCCGATGACGCCCTGGTGATGAGCTTCGAGGAGGGGGTGCGGTTCGACGATGTGGCGGAGATGGCCAAGCTGGAGGTCGGGTTTGCCGAACTGATGCAGCAGCTGGTGACGTTTTACACCGAACAGATGCTGGTTAAGGGTTTGTTTCATGCCGACCCCCATCCGGGCAATCTCCTGGTCAGCCCGGCCGGCGAGCTGATTCTGCTCGACTTTGGCATGGTCAGCCGGATTCCCCAGAGCATGCGCATGGCGATGATCTACGCCGTCAAGGCGGCCTATGAGCGGGATTTCGACCTGCTGGTCAGCGCCACGCGAAAAATGGGGATTCTCACCGAGGAATCCGACCCTGCAGCCTTGAGCAGCGTGGCCGAACAGCTGTTCGAAATCTTCGACAGCGTCCATCTCGATGCCTCGAGCATGCAGGAGCTGGCCTTCGGAGTGCTGGATGTGCTCCATGATCAGCCGTTCAAACTCCCCCAGGATGTCATCTATGTTATGCGGGTCAGTTCGCTGATCGAAGGACTCGGCACCCGGTACATCGAAAACTTCAACGGCATCAAGGATGTTCTCCCGATTCTGCGGCACAACCTCCCCCGCGCGCTGGGAGAAGATGGCATTTCGCTGGAGACGCTACGCCGGGAGTTTCTGCAACTGCCAATGACAGCCATAAAAACCCGCAGGCTGGTGGAATTGGCGGAAAAGGGGGAACTGGTGGTGCGGATGGCCCAGGCGGATCGGAAATATCTGCTGGTGCGCCTGGAGAATAACCTGCGCGCCCTCGGCTGGCTGCTATTCTTTTTGGCCATGGGTTTCTATTTCCAGAGGGTGCCCCAGCCCTGGGCAACGCCGCTCTCGGCGGCTTTCCTGATGATCGCACCCCTGACCTTGCTCAAGCGGAGGTGA